A portion of the Pseudomonas sp. PSE14 genome contains these proteins:
- a CDS encoding putative urea ABC transporter substrate-binding protein → MRKPLLTALLAAGLAAFSLGASAATKNSFNLCWTIYAGWMPWEYAASHGIVDKWAKKYGIEIKVTQLNDYIESINQYTAGQFDGCTMTNMDALTIPAAGGVDSTALIVSDFSNGNDGIVLKGEGKSLADLKGMNVNLVELSVSHYLLARALENARLTEKDVKTVNTSDADIAAAFNTEDVQAVTTWNPMLAEARAKPGTTEVFNSSQIPGEIMDMMVVNSAVLKDNPALGKALTGAWFETVALMQGDSAQTRAALEHMAKASGTDLAGYQSQLATTRLFATPKEALAFATSPKLPATMDKVAAFSFAHGLLGEGAKSAEAIGMSFAKGIATGDAQNLKLRFDPTYVQMAADGKL, encoded by the coding sequence ATGCGCAAGCCCCTTCTGACCGCTCTGCTCGCCGCCGGTCTCGCCGCTTTCAGTCTCGGCGCCAGCGCCGCCACGAAGAACAGCTTCAACCTCTGCTGGACCATCTACGCCGGCTGGATGCCATGGGAATACGCGGCCAGCCACGGCATCGTCGACAAGTGGGCGAAGAAGTACGGCATCGAGATCAAGGTCACCCAGCTCAACGACTACATCGAGTCGATCAACCAGTACACCGCTGGCCAGTTCGATGGCTGCACCATGACCAACATGGACGCCCTGACCATTCCCGCGGCCGGCGGCGTCGATTCCACCGCGCTGATCGTCAGCGACTTCTCCAACGGCAACGACGGCATCGTGCTCAAGGGCGAAGGCAAATCCCTGGCCGACCTCAAGGGCATGAACGTCAACCTGGTGGAACTCTCGGTCTCCCACTACCTGCTCGCCCGCGCGCTGGAAAACGCCCGCCTGACCGAGAAGGACGTGAAGACGGTAAACACCTCCGACGCCGACATCGCCGCCGCCTTCAACACCGAGGACGTGCAGGCGGTGACCACCTGGAACCCGATGCTCGCCGAAGCCCGCGCCAAGCCGGGCACCACCGAGGTGTTCAACTCCAGCCAGATCCCCGGCGAGATCATGGACATGATGGTGGTCAACAGCGCCGTGCTGAAGGACAACCCGGCGCTGGGCAAAGCCCTGACTGGAGCCTGGTTCGAAACCGTGGCGCTGATGCAGGGCGACAGCGCCCAGACCCGCGCCGCACTGGAGCATATGGCCAAGGCCTCGGGCACGGACCTCGCCGGCTACCAGAGCCAGCTCGCCACCACCAGGCTCTTTGCCACGCCGAAGGAAGCACTGGCCTTCGCCACCAGCCCGAAGCTGCCGGCGACCATGGACAAGGTCGCGGCCTTCTCCTTCGCCCACGGCCTGCTCGGCGAAGGCGCCAAAAGTGCCGAAGCGATCGGCATGAGTTTCGCCAAGGGCATCGCCACCGGCGATGCGCAGAACCTCAAGCTGCGCTTCGACCCGACGTACGTGCAGATGGCGGCGGACGGCAAGCTCTGA
- a CDS encoding urea amidolyase associated protein UAAP2, translating to MPIVPSDKHPEACVSRTLIPAGEPSLTELKAGQTLRILDLEGNQAVDTLFFSTANPRERYDVQRTLRKQGQVYLSAGSVLWSNLGNPMLTITADTCGRHDTLGGACAQESNTVRYALDKRYMHSCRDNFLRASLHDGRLSKADISHNINFFMNVPVTAEGGLTFEDGISGAGKYVELLAHMDVIVLISNCPQLNNPCNGWNPTPAELLVWD from the coding sequence ATGCCCATCGTCCCCAGCGACAAACATCCCGAAGCCTGCGTTTCGCGCACCCTGATTCCCGCCGGCGAACCCAGCCTCACCGAACTGAAAGCCGGGCAGACCCTGCGCATCCTCGACCTGGAAGGCAACCAGGCAGTGGATACCCTGTTCTTCAGCACCGCCAACCCGCGCGAGCGCTACGACGTGCAGCGCACCCTGCGCAAGCAGGGGCAGGTCTACCTCAGCGCCGGCAGCGTGCTCTGGTCCAACCTCGGCAACCCGATGCTGACCATCACCGCCGACACCTGCGGCCGCCACGACACCCTCGGCGGCGCCTGCGCCCAGGAAAGCAACACCGTGCGCTACGCCCTGGACAAGCGCTACATGCACAGCTGCCGCGACAACTTCCTGCGCGCCAGCCTGCACGACGGCCGCCTGAGCAAGGCCGACATCAGCCACAACATCAACTTCTTCATGAACGTGCCGGTCACCGCCGAAGGCGGCCTGACCTTCGAGGACGGCATCTCCGGCGCCGGCAAGTACGTCGAACTGCTCGCGCACATGGACGTCATCGTCCTGATCTCCAACTGCCCGCAGCTCAACAACCCCTGCAACGGCTGGAACCCGACGCCGGCGGAGCTGCTGGTATGGGACTGA
- a CDS encoding alpha/beta hydrolase, translated as MIRTLLSASLLVTLSIPAQAGVVAFPASFRTQDVAVEGATLHVRVGGAGPAVVLLHGFGDTGDMWAPLAKDLAKDHTVVVPDLRGMGLSSIPSGGYDKKTQAGDVRAVLASLGIEHSVVIGHDIGTMVAYAYAARYPQRTERLVVMDAPVPGIPPWNDIVRSPLLWHFDFGGADMERLVAGRERIYLDRFWNDFAGDPHKVDEATREHYAKLYARPGAMHAAFSQFRSIRQDAVDNEASNKKRLTMPVLAVGGEKSFGANEAIVMRNAADNVTEVVVPGAGHWLMEEAPTQTIQAIRKFLSP; from the coding sequence ATGATTCGAACCCTGCTGAGCGCTTCGCTGCTGGTGACCCTGAGCATTCCGGCCCAGGCCGGGGTAGTTGCGTTCCCGGCCTCCTTTCGTACCCAGGACGTTGCGGTAGAGGGCGCAACCCTTCACGTGCGCGTTGGTGGAGCCGGGCCGGCCGTGGTGCTCCTCCATGGGTTTGGCGATACCGGCGACATGTGGGCTCCGCTGGCCAAGGATCTGGCCAAGGACCACACCGTCGTGGTCCCGGACCTGCGCGGCATGGGCTTGTCATCGATCCCGTCCGGCGGCTACGACAAGAAGACCCAGGCAGGCGATGTCCGCGCCGTGTTGGCTTCGCTGGGTATCGAGCATTCGGTGGTCATCGGCCATGACATCGGCACCATGGTGGCCTACGCCTATGCGGCGCGTTATCCGCAGCGGACCGAGCGGCTGGTGGTCATGGACGCTCCGGTCCCCGGAATCCCGCCGTGGAATGACATCGTCCGTTCCCCGCTTCTCTGGCACTTCGACTTCGGCGGGGCCGATATGGAGCGACTGGTGGCCGGGCGCGAGCGGATCTATCTGGATCGCTTCTGGAATGATTTCGCCGGCGATCCGCATAAGGTGGATGAGGCCACTCGCGAGCATTACGCGAAACTTTACGCCCGCCCTGGTGCGATGCACGCCGCCTTCTCACAGTTCCGCAGCATCCGCCAGGATGCCGTGGACAACGAAGCGTCGAACAAGAAGCGCCTGACGATGCCGGTGCTTGCGGTCGGCGGTGAGAAGTCCTTCGGCGCCAACGAAGCCATCGTCATGCGCAATGCTGCCGATAACGTCACCGAAGTGGTGGTGCCCGGCGCCGGGCACTGGCTGATGGAGGAGGCGCCTACTCAGACGATCCAGGCGATTCGCAAATTCCTGTCACCTTGA
- a CDS encoding urea amidolyase associated protein UAAP1: protein MNDLRTTLYEETVPGGGHTSFVLKRGQVLRLTDLEGGGNVSLLLFNAAEKSERLNLPDSLKCQHTARLTAGHCLYSDMGRVLAAITADSCGWHDSFGGVLNAAEVQEKYGDGRYQELRNGFHRNGVDNLLVEMGKWDMRLQDLLMCLNLFSRVAVDADGCFRFSPDNSRAGDYVELYAPMDTLVVLTALQHPLDPNPQYAPKPIGLTWQQVASDGISVLCRTSRAENGRGFHNTERQYL, encoded by the coding sequence ATGAACGACCTGCGCACCACTCTCTACGAAGAAACCGTCCCCGGCGGCGGCCACACCTCCTTCGTCCTCAAGCGCGGCCAAGTGCTGCGCCTGACCGACCTGGAAGGCGGCGGCAACGTCAGCCTCCTGCTGTTCAACGCCGCCGAGAAGAGCGAGCGGCTGAACCTGCCCGACAGCCTCAAGTGCCAGCACACCGCCAGGCTCACCGCTGGCCATTGCCTGTACTCGGACATGGGCCGCGTGCTGGCCGCCATCACCGCCGACAGCTGCGGCTGGCACGACAGCTTCGGCGGTGTGCTGAACGCCGCCGAGGTCCAGGAGAAGTACGGCGACGGCCGCTACCAGGAACTGCGCAACGGTTTCCACCGCAACGGCGTGGACAACCTGCTGGTGGAAATGGGCAAGTGGGACATGCGCCTGCAGGACCTGCTGATGTGCCTGAACCTGTTCAGCCGCGTGGCCGTCGATGCCGACGGCTGCTTCCGCTTCAGCCCCGATAACTCCAGGGCAGGCGACTACGTGGAGCTTTACGCGCCAATGGACACCCTCGTCGTCCTCACCGCCCTGCAACATCCGCTGGACCCGAACCCGCAGTACGCCCCCAAGCCCATCGGCCTGACCTGGCAGCAGGTCGCGTCCGACGGCATCAGCGTGCTCTGCCGCACCTCGCGCGCGGAGAATGGCCGCGGCTTCCACAACACCGAACGCCAGTACCTGTAA
- a CDS encoding ABC transporter permease, producing MRLINRTPDRSGRLFLVLLPFALLLFAYFTGSASRLAENPNDKLLPSAAQMADAVNRLAFSEDKRTGDVLFWKDTGASLQRLGVGLGIAALLGLVLGIAAGSVPLFGAPLSPLLTVLSMIPPLAILPVLFIVFGLGELSKVVLIVIGVAPCIARDIEQRAREIPRELLIKAQTLGASTWTLILRVVLPQLMPRLLISLRLMLGSAWLFLIAAEAIASTDGLGYRIFLVRRYLAMDVILPYVVWITALAWLMDWGLRALTRRAFPWYEGGKA from the coding sequence ATGCGCCTGATCAACCGAACCCCCGACCGCAGCGGCCGCCTGTTCCTGGTGCTGCTGCCCTTCGCCCTGCTGCTGTTCGCCTACTTCACCGGGTCGGCGTCACGGCTGGCGGAGAACCCCAACGACAAGCTGCTGCCCAGCGCCGCGCAGATGGCCGACGCGGTCAATCGCCTGGCCTTCAGCGAAGACAAGCGCACCGGCGACGTACTGTTTTGGAAGGACACCGGCGCCAGCCTGCAACGCCTGGGCGTGGGTCTTGGCATTGCCGCCCTGCTCGGCCTGGTGCTGGGCATCGCTGCCGGCAGCGTTCCGCTGTTCGGCGCGCCGCTTTCGCCGCTGCTCACTGTGCTGTCGATGATCCCGCCACTGGCAATCCTGCCGGTGTTGTTCATCGTCTTCGGCCTCGGCGAGTTGTCCAAGGTGGTGCTGATCGTTATCGGCGTTGCCCCCTGCATCGCCCGCGACATCGAACAGCGCGCCCGGGAAATCCCCCGCGAGCTGCTGATCAAGGCGCAGACCCTGGGCGCCAGCACCTGGACGCTGATCCTGCGCGTGGTGCTGCCGCAGTTGATGCCGCGCCTGCTCATCTCCCTGCGCCTGATGCTCGGCTCGGCCTGGCTGTTCCTCATCGCCGCCGAAGCCATCGCCTCCACCGACGGCCTGGGCTACCGCATCTTTCTCGTACGCCGCTACCTGGCCATGGACGTGATCCTGCCCTACGTGGTGTGGATCACCGCGTTGGCCTGGCTGATGGACTGGGGTCTGCGCGCCCTCACCCGCCGCGCCTTCCCCTGGTACGAAGGAGGCAAGGCATGA
- a CDS encoding ABC transporter ATP-binding protein, whose product MSFIQVRNVWQEYDGNVVLERLNLEVKEGEFCTLVGASGCGKSTFLRLLLGQERPSRGELLLEGQPLPGEPDPSRGVVFQRYSVFPHLSVLDNVALGLELPRSPLLGRLLGSAKREAREQAAALLERVGLGHALKQYPSALSGGMQQRLAIAQALVMKPRVLLLDEPFGALDPGIRKDMHALLLELWQETRLTVFMVTHDLAEGFSLGTRLLVFDKVRHDPQAPTAYGARITYDIPLNADRKAARAALPEPLAARLETAAPLLTPAY is encoded by the coding sequence ATGAGCTTCATTCAGGTCCGCAACGTCTGGCAGGAGTACGACGGCAACGTGGTGCTCGAACGCCTGAATCTCGAGGTGAAGGAAGGCGAGTTCTGCACCCTGGTCGGCGCCTCCGGCTGTGGCAAGTCCACCTTCCTGCGCCTGCTGCTCGGCCAGGAGCGCCCCAGCCGTGGCGAGCTGCTGCTCGAAGGCCAGCCGCTGCCGGGCGAGCCCGACCCGAGCCGGGGCGTGGTGTTCCAGCGCTACTCGGTGTTCCCACACCTGTCGGTGCTGGACAACGTCGCCCTCGGCCTGGAACTGCCGCGCTCGCCGCTGCTCGGCCGGCTGCTGGGCAGCGCCAAGCGCGAAGCCCGCGAACAGGCCGCCGCCCTGCTTGAACGAGTCGGCCTCGGCCATGCGCTCAAGCAGTATCCCAGCGCCCTCTCCGGCGGCATGCAGCAGCGCCTGGCCATCGCCCAGGCGTTGGTGATGAAGCCGCGCGTGCTGTTGCTCGACGAGCCCTTCGGTGCGCTCGACCCCGGCATCCGCAAGGACATGCACGCCCTGCTGCTGGAGCTGTGGCAGGAAACCCGCCTCACCGTGTTCATGGTCACCCACGACCTCGCCGAGGGCTTCAGCCTGGGCACTCGCCTGCTGGTTTTCGACAAGGTCCGCCACGACCCGCAGGCGCCCACCGCCTACGGCGCCCGCATCACCTACGACATCCCGCTCAACGCCGACCGCAAGGCCGCCCGCGCCGCCCTGCCCGAACCGCTCGCCGCGCGCCTGGAAACGGCCGCGCCGCTGCTCACGCCGGCCTACTGA